In Candidatus Hinthialibacter antarcticus, one genomic interval encodes:
- a CDS encoding PAS domain-containing sensor histidine kinase, with product MKPASADTSKSREELLSENHALRQRIHLLESQPPQPKLHIVHPEKSIEPVMQTMSENFPGVLYQWYERANGECGYYFVSPHCFDYYGVTPEELIEDWRRLPIHPDDMLGWAESMKEASENKSDWSFEGRFILKDGIIRWWRGVSKPIQVSENEIVYSGVLIDITDQKIIEEQLRHKEERLELVLKSAELGMWDWSVQSDQSIFNDQWASILGYELHELTNNVSEWSSRVHPDDLPEIHRRLSINHQPWSNELYEAEYRMKSKDGQWVWVFARGRVTEWGTNGEPLRMIGVTQDVTARKKLETLLRNAKEDAEAADCAKSEFLAAMSHELRTPLNSIIGFTNLLLKRPQCGRNEHCSEFLERISENGVHLLGLINDVLDLSKIQTGKARTDIRVVNIVELLKNIAQQFDYQFQKKNIEFFLDVPNEPVYLKTDEMKLIQIVQNLVSNAFKFTNNGRVSIMLSTSPLSGHPIQLEVRDTGVGIPAGRLETIFTAFQQGETGTARKYNGTGLGLAICQSLSNLLGYKLEIESQVGCGSMFRIIF from the coding sequence ATGAAACCAGCAAGCGCCGATACAAGCAAAAGCCGCGAAGAGTTACTTAGCGAAAATCATGCTCTTCGCCAGCGTATTCATTTGCTCGAATCACAACCTCCGCAACCCAAACTTCATATCGTCCATCCAGAAAAAAGCATTGAACCGGTCATGCAGACCATGTCGGAAAATTTCCCCGGTGTTCTCTACCAATGGTATGAACGCGCGAATGGGGAGTGCGGTTATTACTTCGTTAGTCCTCATTGCTTTGATTATTATGGAGTTACACCTGAAGAACTGATTGAAGATTGGCGCCGTTTGCCCATTCATCCTGACGATATGCTTGGTTGGGCGGAAAGCATGAAAGAGGCGTCTGAAAATAAATCCGACTGGTCATTTGAAGGTCGTTTTATTCTCAAAGACGGCATTATCCGCTGGTGGAGAGGCGTGTCAAAGCCTATTCAAGTGAGCGAAAATGAAATTGTGTACAGCGGTGTTTTGATTGACATCACTGACCAGAAAATTATAGAAGAGCAATTACGCCACAAAGAAGAGCGCCTTGAGTTGGTGTTGAAAAGCGCCGAGTTGGGGATGTGGGATTGGAGCGTTCAATCAGATCAATCTATCTTCAATGACCAATGGGCGTCAATTTTGGGATATGAGTTACATGAACTGACCAACAATGTAAGTGAATGGTCTTCGCGGGTGCATCCTGACGATTTACCCGAAATCCATCGGCGTTTGTCTATCAATCACCAACCGTGGTCGAATGAATTGTATGAAGCGGAATACCGGATGAAGAGCAAAGATGGCCAATGGGTCTGGGTCTTTGCCCGAGGCCGGGTGACCGAATGGGGAACGAACGGCGAGCCATTACGCATGATTGGCGTCACTCAAGATGTGACTGCGCGAAAGAAACTCGAAACGCTGCTGCGAAATGCGAAAGAAGACGCAGAGGCGGCAGATTGCGCGAAGAGTGAATTTTTAGCCGCGATGAGCCACGAATTGCGTACGCCGCTGAATTCAATCATCGGATTTACGAACCTGTTGCTCAAACGGCCTCAATGCGGTCGGAATGAGCATTGTTCAGAGTTCCTGGAACGAATCTCAGAAAATGGCGTTCACCTTTTAGGATTAATCAACGATGTTCTTGATCTCTCGAAAATTCAAACGGGAAAAGCCCGAACGGATATTCGTGTTGTGAATATTGTTGAACTTCTTAAAAATATCGCTCAGCAATTTGACTATCAGTTTCAAAAGAAAAATATTGAATTTTTTCTCGATGTTCCAAATGAACCTGTGTATTTAAAGACGGACGAAATGAAGTTAATACAAATTGTGCAGAACCTGGTAAGCAATGCGTTTAAGTTTACGAATAATGGGCGGGTCAGTATTATGCTTTCTACCTCGCCTTTGTCGGGACACCCCATTCAATTGGAAGTCCGCGATACCGGCGTCGGAATCCCTGCGGGCCGCCTCGAGACAATCTTCACTGCATTTCAGCAGGGCGAAACCGGCACGGCAAGAAAATATAATGGTACAGGATTGGGGTTGGCAATCTGCCAGTCATTGTCAAACCTGTTGGGATATAAGTTAGAAATTGAGAGCCAAGTCGGATGCGGTTCAATGTTTCGGATAATTTTTTGA
- a CDS encoding DinB family protein, translated as MTWKELLTNEIENAYRCANVLIDIVGDEDLSWKPSQGENWMTTGQLLKHITESCGMCMKGFVTGDWGMPEDFDPSKMSGENMLPPAETMATVESVAAAKQLLAQDKQLAYDMLNSVSEEDIDTRLVTAPWDPTEVKLGLQLLSMINHLVQHKGQLFYYLKLQGKPVNTFQLYGMTLPE; from the coding sequence ATGACGTGGAAAGAACTACTCACAAACGAAATTGAGAACGCGTACCGATGTGCAAACGTCCTCATCGACATCGTCGGCGATGAAGATTTATCCTGGAAGCCGTCTCAAGGCGAAAATTGGATGACCACCGGGCAACTGCTGAAACATATCACCGAATCATGCGGGATGTGTATGAAAGGCTTCGTGACAGGCGACTGGGGCATGCCGGAAGATTTTGATCCAAGCAAAATGTCCGGCGAGAATATGCTGCCGCCCGCAGAAACAATGGCGACCGTCGAAAGCGTCGCCGCAGCCAAGCAATTGTTAGCGCAAGACAAACAGCTCGCGTATGACATGCTGAATTCGGTCAGCGAAGAAGATATTGATACCCGGCTCGTCACCGCCCCCTGGGACCCGACCGAAGTCAAACTCGGCCTGCAATTGCTTTCAATGATTAACCACTTAGTCCAACACAAAGGCCAATTATTTTACTATCTCAAATTGCAGGGCAAGCCTGTCAATACATTCCAATTATATGGAATGACGCTACCAGAATAA
- a CDS encoding lactonase family protein — MKSLLFVGMYTSNDAKGVHVFGVDEDCTSFTQLAVGEAVNPSYLAVHPNKKFVYAVNEVGEFEGEKGGGLTAFSLDAKSGAMTALNHQPTRGGAPCYVSIDTTGQWAMVANYSGGNICSYPIEADGRLGEPVSAIQHEGSSVNPGRQKGPHAHCIYISPDNQFAYVCDLGIDKVMIYKIDQKTGALTANDPPFAKLKPGAGPRHIDFHPNGKAAFVINELDSTITVFHFDAKSGALHPLNSISTLPDDFNGNNSCADIHVSSDGKFVYGSNRGHNSIAVYSYNEAKSELTLIQHQSTMGKTPRNFVIDPSGRFLLAANQDSNSVVVFSIDQQSGKLKPTGATFEAHKPVCLKFMTLG, encoded by the coding sequence ATGAAATCTCTGCTCTTCGTTGGGATGTATACCTCAAACGACGCCAAGGGCGTGCATGTGTTTGGCGTGGATGAAGACTGTACGTCGTTTACGCAACTGGCGGTGGGCGAAGCGGTGAATCCATCCTATCTGGCGGTGCATCCCAATAAAAAATTTGTTTATGCCGTGAATGAAGTCGGCGAATTTGAAGGCGAAAAAGGCGGTGGGTTGACGGCGTTTTCGTTGGACGCAAAAAGCGGCGCGATGACGGCGCTCAATCATCAACCCACCCGGGGCGGTGCTCCTTGTTACGTCAGCATTGACACAACGGGCCAATGGGCGATGGTCGCGAATTATTCGGGCGGCAACATCTGTTCGTACCCGATTGAAGCCGATGGACGATTGGGCGAGCCGGTTTCGGCGATTCAACATGAAGGCTCCAGCGTGAATCCGGGGCGGCAAAAAGGCCCGCACGCGCATTGCATTTATATATCGCCAGACAACCAATTCGCTTATGTTTGCGACTTGGGCATCGACAAAGTGATGATCTATAAAATTGACCAGAAGACCGGCGCCTTAACGGCGAATGATCCGCCGTTTGCAAAATTAAAGCCCGGCGCCGGGCCGCGCCATATTGATTTTCATCCGAACGGCAAGGCGGCGTTTGTGATTAACGAGTTGGATTCGACGATCACGGTTTTTCATTTTGACGCCAAAAGCGGAGCGTTGCATCCGTTAAATTCTATATCCACTTTGCCGGATGACTTTAACGGCAACAATTCCTGCGCGGATATTCATGTCTCAAGCGACGGCAAGTTTGTGTATGGTTCTAACCGGGGACACAACAGCATCGCGGTCTATTCATACAATGAAGCAAAGAGTGAATTGACGCTGATTCAACACCAATCGACGATGGGCAAGACGCCGCGCAACTTTGTGATTGATCCTTCAGGGCGTTTCTTGTTAGCGGCGAACCAGGACAGCAACTCCGTGGTGGTATTTTCAATCGACCAACAAAGCGGCAAACTCAAGCCGACAGGCGCGACGTTTGAGGCGCATAAACCCGTTTGCCTGAAATTTATGACGCTGGGTTAA
- a CDS encoding VCBS repeat-containing protein has product MKQILIPICLIFALTTFAADKPPVSFEVHSIDDNAEMWWARAFADINNDGLLDIALQNNNARGGWLGWLEATDGGKQWQRHIIAETAPNDGTFASGDLEAGDIDGDGDIDIIGVAHPGEWDEGSAPSTVYWYENPSWKAHKIGGAPAFIKDLNLIDFNQDGKLDLCSTVFVTNTLTVFRQDSPDKWTTVQKIKVANLHEGMDAGDIDGDGDNDIAADGYWLESPGGNLEAEWTIHEINPRWHTQDGDWSRNATKNFCRDIDGDGRAEVFISHSERSGYPVAYYSAKDPKKGPWTEHVLVKDLSSAHTLQIFDFDNDGDQDVLTGINMNRAKALELTSFPVYLLINQGDNKTWTKQTLTNEGIYNGQAGDIDGDGDYDIVRLQTHDGTKLEVWMNQTK; this is encoded by the coding sequence ATGAAACAAATCCTCATACCCATCTGCCTGATTTTCGCCTTGACCACATTTGCAGCCGACAAACCACCCGTTTCATTTGAAGTCCACTCCATCGACGATAACGCCGAAATGTGGTGGGCGCGCGCATTCGCTGATATTAACAATGACGGGCTGCTCGACATCGCTTTACAGAACAACAACGCACGCGGCGGGTGGCTGGGTTGGCTCGAAGCCACTGACGGCGGCAAACAATGGCAGCGTCATATCATCGCAGAAACCGCGCCCAACGACGGAACGTTCGCCAGCGGCGACCTTGAAGCAGGCGACATCGACGGCGACGGCGACATTGATATTATCGGCGTCGCGCACCCCGGCGAGTGGGATGAAGGCAGCGCCCCATCAACAGTCTATTGGTATGAAAACCCTTCCTGGAAAGCGCACAAAATCGGCGGCGCCCCCGCCTTCATCAAAGATTTAAACCTGATCGACTTTAATCAAGACGGCAAACTCGATCTCTGCTCGACTGTGTTCGTCACCAACACGCTGACAGTGTTTCGCCAGGATTCTCCTGATAAATGGACGACGGTGCAGAAAATTAAAGTCGCAAATCTGCATGAAGGCATGGACGCAGGCGACATCGACGGAGACGGCGACAACGACATTGCCGCCGACGGCTATTGGCTCGAAAGCCCCGGCGGCAATCTCGAAGCCGAGTGGACGATCCACGAGATCAATCCGCGTTGGCACACCCAAGACGGCGATTGGTCGCGCAACGCCACCAAAAATTTCTGCCGTGACATCGACGGCGACGGACGCGCCGAAGTGTTTATCTCCCATTCAGAACGCAGCGGTTATCCGGTCGCCTATTACAGTGCGAAAGACCCCAAAAAAGGCCCATGGACCGAACACGTTTTAGTCAAAGATTTGTCATCCGCACATACCTTACAGATTTTCGATTTTGACAACGACGGCGACCAAGACGTGCTGACGGGAATCAACATGAACCGCGCCAAAGCCCTCGAACTGACTTCGTTCCCTGTTTATTTGTTGATTAACCAAGGCGACAACAAAACTTGGACCAAACAGACGCTAACAAATGAAGGAATCTATAACGGACAAGCAGGCGACATCGACGGCGACGGCGATTATGACATCGTGCGCCTTCAAACCCACGATGGAACAAAACTAGAAGTGTGGATGAACCAAACCAAATAA